A portion of the Punica granatum isolate Tunisia-2019 chromosome 7, ASM765513v2, whole genome shotgun sequence genome contains these proteins:
- the LOC116213755 gene encoding ubiquitin carboxyl-terminal hydrolase 25: MALQQPPPPQQQLQMSWQPSLLSQKRKTGPPLGLRNLGNSCYLNSVLQCLTYTPPLANFCLRSLHSSFCDSSTDAERKRDCPFCILEKRIARSLKADLAQDAPAKILSCLRLFAEHFRSGRQEDAHEFLRYVIDACHNTCLRLKKLRHKGSSDAPIGIGGNTIVKEIFGGSLQSQVKCLSCGAESNKVDEIMDISLDVLYSSSLKEALHKFFQPEVLDGNNKYKCENCKKLVVARKQMSVFQAPNVLVIQLKRFEGIYGGKIDKVISFDDVLVLSSFMCKASQDPSPEYNLFGTIVHAGCTPDSGHYYAYIKDAMGRWYCCNDAYISLATLEEVLSEKVYMLFFSRTKQRPTSSIACSPSKGVKSQDCTSNLPSKPSYVKPLAEVSSWRNVSATAKVDKVLSGPRMKFNIAGNAGSKRVPALTNGKVDPRKNHLVEQNGELDTVQVNKSDKYRSIFSNGNGHGKENKVGFADSMKNQTVGSPGYVENGRISASDEEKGEPFASENGNGNVRNVGLDSVKSVLCESNGATSIKAKIRGADQHKLQNGSVPCQPDVSGSKRKLQDGCCILLAQDIQSRAKVEELKELLKNDASSVLRSCGWLEEVYSFMRLKKRSYASEVDNTLVPADYLKKKLIADARPIFSTQIPQSLKEGLIGHLRSFSKERG; encoded by the exons ATGGCCTTGCAGCAACCGCCGCCTCCGCAGCAGCAGTTGCAGATGAGCTGGCAGCCGAGTCTTCTGAGTCAGAAGCGCAAGACCGGCCCTCCTCTCGGCCTCAGGAACCTCGGCAACTCCTGCTACCTCAACAGCGTCCTCCAGTGCCTCACCTACACCCCTCCCCTCGCCAATTTTTGCCTTCGAAGCCTCCACTCCTCTTTCT GCGATTCAAGCACAGACGCAGAGAGGAAGCGCGACTGCCCATTCTGCATACTAGAGAAACGAATAGCGCGGTCTCTGAAAGCGGATCTCGCACAGGACGCCCCCGCCAAGATCCTCAGTTGTCTGCGCTTGTTTGCAGAGCACTTCCGCAGTGGCCGCCAGGAGGATGCCCACGAGTTCCTCCGTTACGTAATCGATGCCTGTCATAACACCTGCCTCCGCCTCAAGAAGTTGCGGCATAAAGGGAGCTCGGACGCTCCAATCGGCATTGGTGGTAATACCATTGTTAAGGAGATTTTTGGTGGCTCTCTTCAAAGCCAAGTTAAGTGTTTGTCATGTGGAGCAGAGTCGAATAAGGTTGATGAGATAATGGATATTAGTCTAGATGTTTTGTACAGTAGCTCGCTTAAGGAGGCATTGCACAAGTTTTTTCAGCCTGAGGTTTTAGACGGCAACAATAAGTATAAATGTGAGAA TTGCAAGAAACTGGTAGTGGCGAGAAAGCAGATGTCGGTCTTTCAAGCTCCGAATGTCCTTGTAATACAACTTAAG AGGTTCGAGGGTATATATGGTGGGAAGATCGATAAGGTCATTTCATTTGATGACGTTCTCGTGCTTTCTAGCTTCATGTGCAAAGCAAGCCAG GATCCATCACCAGAGTATAATCTATTTGGCACTATCGTACATGCTGGCTGCACGCCAGATTCTGGACATTATTATGCTTATATCAAG GATGCAATGGGTCGGTGGTATTGTTGTAATGACGCCTACATCTCCCTAGCAACCCTGGAGGAGGTATTGTCAGAAAAGGTCTATATGCTTTTCTTCTCTCGAACCAAACAAAGGCCAACATCTTCTATTGCATGTTCACCTTCGAAGGGAGTAAAATCTCAAGATTGTACTTCTAATCTCCCATCAAAACCATCCTATGTGAAACCATTAGCTGAGGTTTCCTCTTGGAGGAATGTCTCCGCGACAGCTAAGGTTGATAAAGTGCTATCTGGTCCTCGGATGAAGTTTAACATTGCTGGAAATGCTGGTTCCAAAAGAGTGCCTGCTCTTACCAATGGAAAAGTGGACCCTCGTAAGAATCATTTGGTAGAACAAAATGGGGAATTGGACACTGTTCAGGTCAACAAGAGCGACAAATACAGgtcaattttttcaaatggGAATGGTCATGGCAAAGAGAATAAAGTTGGTTTTGCTGACAGTATGAAAAACCAAACTGTTGGCTCACCGGGTTATGTTGAAAATGGTAGAATCAGTGCCTCTGATGAGGAGAAAGGTGAACCATTTGCATCTGAGAATGGAAATGGCAATGTCAGGAATGTAGGTCTTGATTCAGTAAAATCAGTTTTATGTGAAAGTAATGGTGCAACTAGCATAAAAGCAAAAATTAGAGGAGCTGATCAGCATAAGCTGCAAAATGGAAGTGTTCCTTGTCAGCCTGATGTCTCAGggtcaaaaagaaaattgcagGATGGCTGTTGCATTTTGCTGGCTCAGGACATTCAATCCCGGGCAAAAGTTGAAGAGCTAAAAGAACT GCTCAAGAACGATGCATCTTCAGTATTGAGATCCTGCGGCTGGTTAGAGGAAGTATATAGTTTCATGCGCTTGAAGAAGAGATCATATGCATCTGAAGTAGATAACACTTTAGTGCCTGCAGACTATTTAAA GAAGAAGTTGATTGCAGATGCCAGACCAATATTCAGCACGCAAATTCCCCAGTCTCTTAAAGAGGGGCTTATTGGACACCTTAGGTCTTTTTCTAAAGAAAGAGGATGA
- the LOC116213758 gene encoding probable glutathione S-transferase parA, protein MAEEVLLLDFWPSPFGMRVRIALREKGLEYESWEEDLSNKSPLLLKMNPVHKQIPVLIHKGRPVCESLVILQYIDEVWPHVSPLLPTDPYQRANARFWADYVDKKIYSTGRLVWGATGDTQEAAKKELINCFETLEGELGDKAYFGGDKFGLVDMSLIPFYSWFYALETSANFSMVEECPKLVAWAKRCMQRESVSKSLPDQYKVYDFLLELRKKLQNQPHH, encoded by the exons ATGGCAGAAGAAGTGCTTCTGTTAGATTTCTGGCCAAGCCCTTTTGGGATGAGGGTGAGGATTGCCCTTAGGGAGAAGGGGTTGGAGTACGAGTCCTGGGAAGAGGACCTCAGCAACAAGAGCCCCCTCCTCCTCAAGATGAACCCTGTTCACAAGCAGATCCCTGTCCTCATCCACAAGGGCAGGCCCGTCTGCGAGTCCCTCGTCATTCTTCAGTATATCGACGAGGTGTGGCCCCACGTGTCCCCTCTCCTGCCCACTGACCCTTATCAGCGTGCCAACGCCCGGTTCTGGGCTGACTACGTTGACAAGAAG ATATATTCGACTGGGCGGTTAGTGTGGGGAGCCACAGGAGACACCCAGGAAGCGGCAAAGAAAGAGCTGATAAACTGCTTCGAGACGCTGGAGGGCGAGCTCGGGGACAAGGCTTACTTCGGGGGCGACAAGTTTGGGCTGGTGGACATGTCGCTCATCCCGTTCTACAGCTGGTTCTATGCCTTGGAGACGAGCGCCAACTTCAGCATGGTGGAGGAGTGCCCGAAGCTCGTGGCCTGGGCTAAGAGGTGTAtgcagagagagagtgtgtcCAAGTCTCTCCCCGACCAGTACAAAGTCTATGACTTCCTGTTGGAGCTCAGGAAGAAACTCCAGAATCAGCCCCACCACTGA
- the LOC116213757 gene encoding probable glutathione S-transferase: protein MAEETLILLDFWPSMYGMRCRIALAEKEIDYEYREEELHLWKKSALLLETNPIHKRIPVLIHNGKPISESRVIVEYIDESWKDKSPVLLPSDPYERAQARFWVDFIDKAFYDPARKVWGTKGEEQEAARKQLVQALKVMEGVLGNKPFFGGDSFGFVDMAMIPYNSWFHSYETFGNFTIEMECPKLVPWAKRCLQKESVSKSLVDPQKLLGFVVEMRKKFGLE, encoded by the exons ATGGCTGAAGAAACTTTGATCCTTTTAGACTTCTGGCCCAGTATGTATGGGATGAGGTGCAGAATAGCACTTGCAGAGAAGGAGATCGATTACGAGTACAGAGAAGAGGAGTTGCACTTGTGGAAGAAGAGTGCCCTCCTTCTGGAGACAAACCCAATTCACAAGAGGATCCCAGTTCTCATACACAACGGGAAGCCCATCTCCGAGTCCCGCGTCATTGTAGAGTACATCGACGAGTCTTGGAAGGATAAGTCTCCGGTGCTGCTGCCTTCCGATCCTTATGAGAGAGCTCAGGCCCGGTTCTGGGTTGATTTCATCGACAAGGCA TTCTATGATCCTGCAAGGAAGGTGTGGGGGACGAAAGGAGAAGAGCAGGAGGCAGCAAGGAAGCAACTCGTGCAAGCTCTCAAAGTGATGGAAGGTGTTCTAGGGAACAAGCCCTTCTTTGGGGGAGACAGCTTCGGGTTTGTGGACATGGCCATGATCCCATACAACAGCTGGTTTCATTCCTATGAGACTTTTGGGAACTTCACAATCGAAATGGAGTGCCCCAAGCTGGTCCCATGGGCTAAGAGGTGTTTGCAGAAGGAGAGTGTGTCCAAGTCCCTCGTCGACCCTCAAAAACTACTTGGTTTTGTGGTTGAGATGAGGAAAAAGTTTGGCCTCGAGTAG
- the LOC116214604 gene encoding probable glutathione S-transferase parA, which yields MAAERVNIIHLLASPHGLTCRIPLAEKKIGYELEEVHKFRSSMATLEEVKESCKSLPVLIHNGKEIYEFRTVVEYIDEAWKSRSAFLPLDPYKRAQARYWFDFIDKEVNLILVINRQLVAISLFSAPSLVAWLWGLACDTEAAKKELVSTLKELEVELGDKPYFGGESLGLVDIVLLPHYAWFHTYERCADFCIQAHCPKLIGWAKQCLRKASASQCLPDPDEVYENAMKLKERVDEITPVVAIAKFFSRLASRCDSEHMLGDIFFGRLVGAEAWVSESPA from the exons ATGGCTGCAGAAAGGGTGAACATAATTCACTTATTAGCAAGTCCACACGGGCTGACCTGCAGGATACCACTTGCAGAGAAGAAGATTGGGTATGAGTTGGAAGAGGTGCATAAGTTTCGTAGCAGCATGGCCACTCTTGAAGAGGTAAAAGAGAGTTGCAAGAGCCTCCCGGTTCTCATTCACAACGGCAAAGAGATCTATGAGTTTCGTACTGTGGTGGAGTATATTGACGAGGCCTGGAAGAGCCGCTCCGCCTTCCTGCCTTTAGATCCTTACAAGAGAGCTCAAGCGCGGTATTGGTTTGACTTCATTGACAAGGAGGTGAATCTCATCCTAGTGATTAATAGACAGCTGGTGGCCATCTCGTTGTTTTCCGCTCCTTCTCTTGTGGCTTGGCTGTGGGGGTTAGCATGTGATACA GAGGCTGCCAAGAAGGAGCTCGTATCGACTCTGAAGGAATTGGAAGTGGAGTTAGGGGACAAGCCTTACTTTGGGGGAGAAAGCCTGGGCCTCGTCGACATAGTCCTCCTCCCCCACTATGCCTGGTTCCATACGTATGAGAGGTGCGCGGACTTCTGTATCCAAGCACACTGCCCCAAGCTCATCGGATGGGCTAAACAGTGCTTACGGAAGGCGAGTGCGTCCCAGTGCCTTCCTGACCCGGACGAGGTCTATGAGAACGCCATGAAGCTCAAGGAAAGAGTAGATGAAATTACCCCTGTTGTTGCTATAGCAAAATTTTTTTCTAGGCTTGCATCCCGCTGTGATTCTGAGCACATGTTGGGTGACATTTTCTTTGGTCGTCTTGTGGGAGCAGAAGCCTGGGTGTCTGAATCACCTGCTTGA
- the LOC116213756 gene encoding probable glutathione S-transferase isoform X1, whose protein sequence is MMRRRRRRMTTRLPTTCSLPITTTEPRPDSGLITSTRNQELPPMAETLTLLDYWPSMFGMRCRIALREKDIKFEYQEQDLWSKSPLLLEMNPIYKKIPVLIHNGKPICESLIIVEYIDETWKGKAPLLPSDPYERAQARFWADYVDKKIYEGGRNVWSTTGEDQGEAKKEYIERLKVLEGVLGDKPFFGGDSFGFTDIALIPYYSWFYSYEICANFSIEAECPKLISWAKRCMEKESVSESLPDPEKIYMLLLELKKKAGK, encoded by the exons atgatgaggaggaggaggaggaggatgacaACAAGGCTCCCGACCACCTGCTCCCTTCCAATCACTACGACAGAGCCTAGGCCCGATTCTGGGCTGATTACATCGACAAGAAA TCAGGAGCTCCCACCAATGGCAGAGACATTGACCCTACTGGACTACTGGCCTAGCATGTTCGGGATGAGGTGCAGGATTGCGCTCAGGGAGAAGGACATCAAGTTCGAGTACCAAGAGCAGGACTTGTGGAGCAAGAGCCCCTTGCTCCTGGAGATGAACCCGATTTACAAGAAAATCCCAGTTTTGATCCACAATGGGAAACCCATCTGCGAGTCTCTGATCATAGTGGAGTACATCGACGAGACGTGGAAGGGTAAGGCTCCACTGTTGCCTTCCGATCCCTATGAGAGAGCTCAGGCTCGATTCTGGGCTGATTATGTCGATAAGAAG ATCTATGAGGGGGGAAGGAACGTCTGGAGCACCACTGGAGAAGATCAGGGAGAAGCTAAGAAGGAATACATTGAACGTCTGAAAGTGCTGGAAGGGGTGCTCGGAGACAAGCCTTTCTTTGGGGGCGATTCGTTTGGATTCACAGACATTGCCCTAATCCCATATTACAGCTGGTTTTATTCGTACGAGATATGTGCCAACTTCAGCATTGAAGCAGAGTGCCCGAAGCTCATCTCATGGGCTAAGAGGTGCATGGAGAAGGAGAGTGTGTCTGAGTCCCTCCCCGACCCAGAGAAGATATATATGCTTCTTTTGGAGCTCAAGAAGAAGGCAGGCAAATAG
- the LOC116213756 gene encoding probable glutathione S-transferase isoform X2, translating to MAETLTLLDYWPSMFGMRCRIALREKDIKFEYQEQDLWSKSPLLLEMNPIYKKIPVLIHNGKPICESLIIVEYIDETWKGKAPLLPSDPYERAQARFWADYVDKKIYEGGRNVWSTTGEDQGEAKKEYIERLKVLEGVLGDKPFFGGDSFGFTDIALIPYYSWFYSYEICANFSIEAECPKLISWAKRCMEKESVSESLPDPEKIYMLLLELKKKAGK from the exons ATGGCAGAGACATTGACCCTACTGGACTACTGGCCTAGCATGTTCGGGATGAGGTGCAGGATTGCGCTCAGGGAGAAGGACATCAAGTTCGAGTACCAAGAGCAGGACTTGTGGAGCAAGAGCCCCTTGCTCCTGGAGATGAACCCGATTTACAAGAAAATCCCAGTTTTGATCCACAATGGGAAACCCATCTGCGAGTCTCTGATCATAGTGGAGTACATCGACGAGACGTGGAAGGGTAAGGCTCCACTGTTGCCTTCCGATCCCTATGAGAGAGCTCAGGCTCGATTCTGGGCTGATTATGTCGATAAGAAG ATCTATGAGGGGGGAAGGAACGTCTGGAGCACCACTGGAGAAGATCAGGGAGAAGCTAAGAAGGAATACATTGAACGTCTGAAAGTGCTGGAAGGGGTGCTCGGAGACAAGCCTTTCTTTGGGGGCGATTCGTTTGGATTCACAGACATTGCCCTAATCCCATATTACAGCTGGTTTTATTCGTACGAGATATGTGCCAACTTCAGCATTGAAGCAGAGTGCCCGAAGCTCATCTCATGGGCTAAGAGGTGCATGGAGAAGGAGAGTGTGTCTGAGTCCCTCCCCGACCCAGAGAAGATATATATGCTTCTTTTGGAGCTCAAGAAGAAGGCAGGCAAATAG